One segment of Zhihengliuella halotolerans DNA contains the following:
- the wecB gene encoding non-hydrolyzing UDP-N-acetylglucosamine 2-epimerase: MRPVIMPIYGTRPEAIKMAPIVKALEASDLFDSKVVVTGQHREMLDQVNEIFEIEPDMDLNIMRPNQSLNGVMTRTIDGLDAIFREEKPAAVIVQGDTTTSTAGAIAAFYHGIPVVHAEAGLRSFNILSPFPEEANRKMTSQITSLHLAPTSVSKQNLLTENTNGDDIVVTGNTVIDALLTTVDKQLPFSDPQLEELAASGRRVLLVTTHRRENQGGAMEGVGRALARIAKAEPDVTIVLPAHKNPVVREAVLPALEGLENIIVTEPLAYGEFTRMLSISNIVLTDSGGVQEEAPSLGKPVLVMRENTERPEAVSAGTVVLIGTDEERIYNEVAALLHDEEHYAAMANAVNPYGDGRAAERTVAAIAQLLGVGERIDEFDQ; this comes from the coding sequence ATGCGACCAGTGATCATGCCCATCTATGGCACCCGCCCGGAAGCCATCAAGATGGCCCCGATCGTCAAGGCCCTCGAGGCCTCCGATCTGTTCGACAGCAAGGTCGTCGTCACCGGACAGCACCGCGAGATGCTGGACCAGGTCAACGAGATCTTCGAGATCGAGCCCGACATGGATCTGAACATCATGCGTCCGAACCAGAGCCTCAACGGCGTCATGACGCGCACCATCGACGGGCTGGACGCGATCTTCCGCGAGGAGAAGCCGGCCGCCGTGATCGTCCAGGGCGACACGACGACGTCAACCGCAGGGGCCATCGCCGCCTTCTACCACGGCATCCCGGTCGTCCACGCCGAAGCCGGCCTGCGCAGCTTCAACATCCTCTCCCCGTTCCCCGAGGAGGCGAACCGGAAGATGACGTCGCAGATCACGAGCCTGCACCTGGCCCCGACGTCCGTGAGCAAGCAGAACCTCCTGACGGAGAACACCAACGGCGACGACATCGTCGTCACGGGCAACACGGTCATCGATGCCCTGCTGACCACGGTCGACAAGCAGCTCCCATTCTCGGATCCGCAGCTCGAGGAACTTGCCGCGTCCGGGCGCCGCGTTCTGCTCGTCACGACGCACCGCCGCGAGAACCAGGGCGGCGCCATGGAGGGTGTCGGCCGCGCGCTGGCCCGCATCGCCAAGGCGGAGCCGGATGTGACCATCGTCCTGCCGGCCCACAAGAACCCGGTGGTCCGCGAGGCGGTCCTGCCCGCGCTCGAGGGACTCGAGAACATCATCGTCACGGAGCCGCTGGCCTACGGCGAGTTCACCCGGATGCTCTCGATCTCCAACATCGTCCTCACCGACTCGGGCGGCGTCCAGGAGGAGGCCCCGAGCCTTGGCAAGCCCGTCCTGGTCATGCGCGAGAACACTGAGCGCCCCGAGGCCGTCAGCGCCGGTACCGTGGTCCTGATCGGCACAGACGAGGAGCGGATCTACAACGAGGTCGCCGCGCTGCTGCACGACGAGGAGCACTACGCCGCGATGGCCAACGCCGTGAACCCGTACGGCGACGGTCGCGCCGCCGAGCGCACCGTGGCCGCCATCGCCCAGCTCCTGGGTGTCGGCGAACGCATCGACGAGTTCGACCAGTAG
- a CDS encoding serine hydrolase domain-containing protein, giving the protein MTHSPVSSALAAIGDWPVDHAAAVVVGHDGATYGTAGDQRARFRLASVTKPLAAYAVLVALEEGALELETPTGPDGATVHDLLAHTAGYDFGERTVRAAPRTRRIYSNAGFEVLGETLEEATKIPFGEYLDEAVLAPLGMTDTTLNGTPAAGAVSTAADLARFAAELMSPTLLAPESLQAASTVQFPGLPGVLPGFGRQSDNAWGLGFEIKAGKNPHWTGSANSARTFGHFGQAGTFLWVDPELRAACVALADRDFGPWAIEAWPPLSDAVVRALTAAR; this is encoded by the coding sequence ATGACCCACTCCCCCGTATCCTCCGCCCTCGCCGCCATCGGCGACTGGCCCGTCGATCACGCCGCCGCCGTCGTCGTCGGGCACGACGGCGCCACCTACGGAACCGCTGGCGACCAGCGGGCCCGCTTCCGGCTGGCTTCCGTCACGAAGCCGCTGGCCGCCTACGCGGTGCTCGTCGCCCTCGAGGAGGGCGCGCTCGAGCTCGAGACGCCCACCGGTCCGGACGGGGCCACCGTGCACGATCTCCTGGCCCACACAGCCGGCTATGACTTCGGCGAGCGGACAGTCCGCGCCGCGCCGCGCACGCGGCGCATCTACTCCAACGCGGGGTTCGAGGTGCTCGGCGAAACGCTCGAGGAGGCCACGAAGATCCCCTTCGGCGAGTACCTCGACGAGGCGGTGCTGGCGCCACTGGGCATGACGGACACGACCCTCAACGGCACCCCGGCCGCAGGCGCCGTGTCCACTGCCGCCGACCTGGCGCGCTTCGCCGCCGAGCTCATGTCGCCCACGCTGCTGGCGCCGGAGTCCCTCCAAGCCGCATCCACGGTGCAGTTCCCGGGTCTGCCCGGCGTGCTGCCCGGCTTCGGGCGCCAGAGCGACAACGCGTGGGGGCTGGGCTTCGAGATCAAGGCTGGCAAGAATCCGCACTGGACCGGCTCGGCGAACTCCGCGCGCACGTTCGGCCACTTCGGCCAGGCCGGGACGTTCCTCTGGGTCGATCCCGAACTGCGGGCCGCATGTGTGGCACTGGCCGACCGCGACTTCGGTCCGTGGGCCATCGAGGCATGGCCGCCGCTCTCCGACGCCGTCGTGCGGGCCCTGACAGCCGCCCGCTGA
- a CDS encoding glycosyltransferase yields the protein MLGAYTPDGRPQDVRRVAVLSLHTSPLAQPGGGDAGGMNVYVSQLCRHLALFGVEVDVFTRVPENEPAHAVELAPGVTVHHLPAGPPEATKNDLAAFVPQLTRAIARHYHDAAAPDAVHSHYWVSGLAGLALRAEWSVPLVHTMHTLARVKLREDPQAAEPPARLDAEDRLAAEADVLTANTPTECQELRDLYGASPDKIAVVPPGVERTIFRADGPDRWLEADDGRAAPGRPLRILFAGRIQRLKGPHILLEALQRVREIDPLGRYEAVLIGQHSGPDELDLERLLPSTSGPVTARLLEPMPPAELASWFRGADVVAVPSYSESFGLVAAEAQACGTPVLANLVGGLRHIVHDGVTGRHVVGQTPEAWAEALATLGDHRDALAQWGRQAAVHADRFDWNQAARTVLSLYRSHAVADLALLGFTPCHH from the coding sequence GTGCTCGGCGCCTACACCCCCGACGGACGCCCCCAGGACGTCCGGCGCGTCGCCGTGCTCTCCCTGCACACCTCGCCCCTGGCCCAACCGGGCGGCGGCGACGCCGGCGGCATGAACGTCTACGTCAGCCAGCTCTGCCGACACCTCGCGCTCTTCGGGGTCGAGGTCGACGTCTTCACCCGCGTGCCCGAGAACGAGCCGGCCCACGCCGTCGAACTCGCCCCCGGCGTCACGGTCCATCACCTCCCGGCCGGGCCGCCGGAAGCGACCAAGAACGACCTGGCCGCTTTCGTTCCGCAGCTCACCCGTGCCATCGCCCGGCACTATCACGACGCCGCCGCTCCCGACGCGGTCCACAGTCACTACTGGGTCTCCGGCCTCGCTGGACTCGCGTTACGCGCGGAGTGGTCGGTGCCGCTCGTGCACACGATGCACACGCTCGCCCGGGTCAAGCTGCGTGAGGATCCGCAAGCCGCCGAGCCACCGGCCCGTCTGGACGCCGAGGACCGCCTCGCCGCCGAAGCCGACGTCCTCACCGCGAACACTCCGACCGAATGCCAGGAGCTGCGCGACCTCTACGGGGCGTCGCCGGACAAGATCGCCGTGGTGCCGCCGGGAGTGGAGCGCACGATCTTCCGCGCCGACGGCCCGGACCGGTGGCTCGAGGCCGACGACGGGCGCGCGGCACCGGGACGGCCGCTGCGCATCCTCTTCGCGGGGCGCATTCAACGGCTCAAGGGCCCGCACATCCTGCTGGAGGCACTCCAGCGCGTGCGCGAGATCGACCCGCTGGGCCGCTACGAGGCCGTGTTGATCGGCCAGCACTCCGGCCCGGACGAGCTGGACCTCGAGCGGCTCCTGCCCTCGACCTCGGGCCCGGTCACCGCCCGCCTACTCGAGCCCATGCCGCCGGCGGAGCTGGCCTCGTGGTTCCGGGGTGCCGACGTCGTGGCCGTGCCCTCCTACAGCGAATCGTTCGGACTCGTCGCCGCCGAGGCGCAGGCCTGCGGGACGCCCGTCCTGGCGAACCTCGTCGGCGGGCTCCGGCACATCGTGCACGATGGCGTGACCGGGCGTCACGTCGTCGGGCAGACACCCGAGGCCTGGGCAGAGGCCCTGGCGACGCTCGGCGACCACCGCGATGCGCTCGCGCAGTGGGGGCGCCAGGCCGCCGTGCACGCGGACCGGTTCGACTGGAACCAGGCCGCGCGCACGGTGCTCTCGCTCTACCGCTCACATGCGGTGGCGGACCTTGCCCTGCTCGGCTTCACACCCTGCCACCACTAG
- the wecC gene encoding UDP-N-acetyl-D-mannosamine dehydrogenase — protein MAEIKSVAVIGLGYIGLPTAAILATNGVDVVGVDVNPKTVEAVSRGEVPFVEPDLGGHVSRAVSEGTLKASLETPKADAYIVAVPTPFNDDKTADLSYIEAAGSAIAPQLVGDELIILESTSPPGATQHLADHILGLRPDLSIENLRVAHCPERVLPGRVMVELVTNDRIVGGITTAAAEAARDLYQKFCEGEILLTDATTAEMAKLVENSFRDVNIAFANELSIISDKLGINVWELIELANHHPRVNILQPGPGVGGHCIAVDPWFIVSSAPEEAKLIRQARVTNDAKPDWVIEQVEKAVADVDGTAKVAVLGLAFKANIDDLRESPAISIAQRLGAEFGEAKFLVVEPHIDEMPKQLSGLANAELVATGDAIEEADIVLLLVDHAQFKTIDRSTLEGKTVIDTRGMWR, from the coding sequence ATGGCGGAAATCAAGAGCGTCGCGGTTATCGGGTTGGGCTATATCGGCCTGCCCACCGCAGCGATTCTGGCAACGAACGGGGTCGACGTCGTCGGCGTCGACGTCAACCCGAAGACCGTCGAGGCGGTGAGCCGGGGCGAGGTTCCCTTCGTCGAGCCGGACCTGGGCGGTCACGTGTCCCGGGCCGTCTCCGAGGGCACGCTCAAGGCGTCGCTCGAGACTCCCAAGGCCGACGCCTACATCGTCGCCGTGCCGACGCCGTTCAACGACGACAAGACGGCCGACCTTTCCTACATCGAGGCCGCGGGCTCCGCCATCGCGCCGCAGCTGGTCGGCGACGAGCTGATCATCCTCGAGTCGACGTCCCCTCCCGGGGCGACTCAGCACCTTGCTGACCACATCCTCGGCCTGCGCCCGGACCTCTCGATCGAGAACCTGCGCGTCGCGCACTGCCCGGAGCGCGTCCTGCCGGGTCGCGTGATGGTGGAACTCGTCACCAACGACCGCATCGTCGGCGGCATCACGACCGCCGCGGCTGAGGCCGCCCGCGACCTGTACCAGAAGTTCTGCGAGGGCGAGATCCTGCTCACGGACGCCACGACCGCGGAGATGGCCAAGCTGGTTGAGAACTCCTTCCGCGACGTGAACATCGCGTTCGCCAACGAGCTCTCGATCATCTCGGACAAGTTGGGCATCAACGTGTGGGAGCTCATCGAGCTCGCGAACCACCACCCGCGCGTGAACATCCTGCAGCCGGGTCCGGGCGTCGGCGGGCACTGCATCGCGGTGGACCCGTGGTTCATCGTCTCCAGCGCGCCGGAGGAGGCCAAGCTCATCCGTCAGGCCCGCGTCACCAACGACGCCAAGCCGGACTGGGTGATCGAGCAGGTCGAGAAGGCTGTCGCGGACGTCGACGGCACTGCGAAGGTGGCCGTGCTCGGCCTCGCGTTCAAGGCCAACATCGACGATCTGCGCGAGTCCCCGGCCATCTCGATTGCCCAGCGCCTGGGCGCGGAGTTCGGCGAGGCCAAGTTCCTCGTCGTCGAGCCGCACATCGACGAGATGCCCAAGCAGCTCTCCGGTCTGGCCAACGCGGAGCTGGTCGCCACCGGCGACGCGATCGAGGAGGCGGACATCGTCCTGCTGCTCGTGGACCACGCCCAGTTCAAGACGATCGACCGGTCCACCCTCGAGGGCAAGACCGTCATCGACACCCGCGGAATGTGGCGCTAG